One genomic region from Streptomyces sp. NBC_00457 encodes:
- a CDS encoding phage distal tail protein, which produces MSGRQLQQPVFEVDGWAGNTVDDSGVEWWVTSEQGWAGTPPLRLTLTDRPERHGAFDAPSYRGPRVITLEGTAVVPDRAAREAAKDRLAAVLADGSTLTPLVVTEPHRTRRALVRLTAETKIVDRKSGFEFSLTMTAPDPLRYSYGLNTSTCPLPSSSGGVVFPLTFPLDFGSGSSGGRLLLENQGTAPTWPVWRIGGPCVQPVITNTATGEELAFELTLQEGEFLVIDTDARSVLLQGTASRRSALRPGSDWFPLRPGSTPVLFRAPDDAPAARLTAEWRDAWL; this is translated from the coding sequence ATGAGCGGGCGGCAGCTCCAGCAGCCGGTGTTCGAGGTGGACGGCTGGGCGGGGAACACCGTCGACGACTCCGGCGTCGAATGGTGGGTTACCAGCGAGCAGGGCTGGGCCGGCACCCCGCCCTTGCGGCTCACCCTGACCGACCGGCCCGAGCGGCACGGCGCGTTCGACGCCCCCTCCTACCGCGGACCCCGCGTGATCACCCTGGAGGGCACCGCCGTGGTCCCCGACCGGGCGGCCCGCGAAGCGGCCAAGGACCGGCTGGCGGCCGTACTCGCCGACGGCAGTACGCTCACGCCGCTCGTCGTCACCGAACCGCACCGCACCCGGCGGGCGTTGGTCAGGCTCACCGCCGAGACGAAGATCGTCGACCGCAAGTCCGGCTTCGAGTTCTCCCTGACCATGACCGCGCCGGATCCGCTGCGGTACTCGTACGGGCTCAACACCAGTACCTGCCCGCTGCCTTCCTCCAGCGGTGGCGTCGTCTTTCCGCTCACCTTCCCCCTGGACTTCGGATCGGGCTCCTCCGGCGGCCGGCTGCTGCTGGAGAATCAGGGCACCGCCCCCACCTGGCCCGTGTGGCGGATCGGCGGGCCCTGCGTCCAGCCGGTGATCACCAACACCGCGACCGGCGAGGAACTCGCCTTCGAACTCACCCTCCAGGAAGGCGAGTTCCTGGTCATCGACACCGACGCGCGCTCGGTCCTCCTCCAGGGCACCGCCTCCCGCCGCTCCGCGCTGCGGCCCGGCTCGGACTGGTTCCCGCTCCGGCCGGGCTCGACGCCTGTGCTCTTCCGCGCCCCCGACGACGCCCCGGCCGCCCGGCTGACCGCCGAATGGCGCGACGCCTGGCTCTGA
- a CDS encoding DNA polymerase III subunit alpha, whose product MPGFTHLHTVSGFSLRYGASHPERLAERASERHMDALALTDRDTLGGTVRFAKACAKAGVRPLFGVNLAVEEQESVRRQKRRTPVRGGAFIDESTPRVTFLARDGVRGWAGLCRLVTAAHTAEDTPLLSWTAVPAEGLTVLLGPDSDVGRALAAGRPDRAARLLAPWREAYGDALRLEAVWHDRTGTGPGSLRLAARTIGFAAEQRIRPVLSNAVRYADPGLGPVADVLDAARRLVPVDPAKGLDSGEAWLKDAGAMREAAERIVEAAGFRRHTALRLLEQTQATAAECLVDPEDDLGIGTVHFPEPHLVGAGRRTAQRALASRAAAGMVLHGYDHRRAYWERMHEELDIIAHHGFASYFLTVAQVVDDVKKMGIRVAARGSGAGSLVNHLLGIAHADPVEHGLLMERFLSKRRLVLPDIDIDVESARRLEVYREIIGRFGTERVATVSMPETYRVRHAIRDVGAALSMDPADIDRIAKSFPHIRARDARAALEELPELRQLAGEKEKYGRLWELTEALDALPRGIAMHPCGVLLSDASLLSRTPVMPTSGEGFPMSQFDKDDVEDLGLLKLDVLGVRMQSAMAHAVAEVERTTGERVDLDALDFERGDGDPATYELIRSTETLGCFQIESPGQRDLVGRLQPATFHDLVVDISLFRPGPVAADMVRPFIEARHGRAPIRYPHRDLEGPLRETYGVVVFHEQIIHIVDIMTGCGRAEADRVRRGLSDPESQGRIKVWFAQRAAAKGYDAETIQRTWEIVEAFGSYGFCKAHAVAFAVPTYQSAWLKAHHPAAFYAGLLTHDPGMYPKRLLLADARRRGVPILPLDVNVSGVAHRIELVSESGVWGLRLALSDVHGISEAEAARIADGQPYASLLDFWERARPSRPLAQRLAQVGALDSFGANRRDLQLHLTELHRGARGAGGGQLPLSGGRKTAPAGLPDLSSAERLSAELGVLSMDTSRHLMDDHRAFLDELGVVSARRLRDARHGETVLVAGAKAATQTPPIRSGKRVIFSTLDDGTGLVDLAFFDDSHDACAHTVFHSWLLLVRGAVQRRGPRSLSVVGSAAWNLAELVELRAEGGLDVVAARLAEPVPEGSGDSTGGRRIQMPTGYEMHPWADLRPAGQEPSQVRKLWHQSPGSAG is encoded by the coding sequence ATGCCTGGCTTCACCCATCTGCACACCGTCTCCGGGTTCTCCCTGCGCTACGGCGCTTCCCATCCGGAGCGGCTGGCCGAGCGCGCCTCCGAACGGCACATGGACGCCCTCGCCCTCACCGACCGCGACACCCTCGGCGGCACGGTCCGCTTCGCCAAGGCCTGCGCCAAGGCGGGTGTCCGTCCGCTGTTCGGCGTGAACCTGGCGGTGGAGGAGCAGGAGTCCGTACGTCGACAAAAGCGCCGTACCCCGGTCCGCGGCGGTGCCTTCATCGACGAGTCGACACCGCGGGTGACCTTCCTCGCCCGGGACGGCGTTCGTGGCTGGGCCGGCCTGTGCCGTCTCGTCACCGCCGCCCACACCGCCGAGGACACCCCCCTGCTGTCCTGGACCGCCGTCCCCGCCGAGGGTCTGACCGTCCTGCTCGGCCCCGACTCCGACGTCGGCCGCGCGCTCGCCGCGGGACGCCCCGACCGGGCGGCGAGGCTCCTCGCCCCCTGGCGGGAGGCCTACGGCGATGCCCTGCGTCTCGAAGCCGTCTGGCACGACCGCACGGGCACCGGCCCCGGCTCCCTGCGGCTGGCCGCCCGCACCATCGGCTTCGCCGCCGAGCAGCGGATCCGGCCCGTGCTCAGCAATGCCGTCCGCTATGCCGACCCCGGCCTCGGCCCGGTCGCCGACGTCCTGGACGCCGCCCGCCGTCTCGTCCCCGTCGACCCCGCCAAGGGGCTGGACTCGGGGGAGGCCTGGCTCAAGGACGCGGGCGCCATGCGCGAGGCGGCCGAGCGGATCGTCGAGGCCGCGGGGTTCCGGCGCCACACCGCGCTCCGCCTGCTGGAGCAGACGCAGGCCACCGCCGCCGAGTGCCTGGTCGATCCCGAGGACGACCTCGGCATCGGCACCGTCCACTTCCCCGAACCGCATCTCGTCGGTGCCGGCCGCCGCACCGCACAGCGCGCGCTGGCCTCCCGGGCGGCGGCGGGCATGGTGCTGCACGGCTACGACCACCGGCGTGCCTACTGGGAGCGGATGCACGAGGAACTGGACATCATCGCCCACCACGGCTTCGCCTCCTACTTCCTGACGGTCGCTCAAGTCGTGGACGACGTGAAGAAGATGGGCATCCGGGTCGCCGCGCGCGGCTCCGGCGCCGGCTCCCTCGTCAACCACCTCCTCGGCATCGCCCACGCCGACCCCGTCGAGCACGGGCTGCTGATGGAGCGCTTCCTGTCCAAACGCCGGCTGGTGCTGCCCGACATCGACATCGACGTGGAGTCCGCGCGCCGGCTGGAGGTCTACCGCGAGATCATCGGCCGGTTCGGCACCGAACGGGTCGCGACCGTCTCGATGCCGGAGACCTACCGCGTCCGGCACGCGATCCGGGACGTCGGCGCCGCCCTCTCCATGGACCCGGCCGACATCGACCGCATCGCCAAGTCCTTCCCGCACATCCGCGCCCGGGACGCCCGCGCGGCCCTGGAGGAGTTGCCGGAACTGCGCCAACTGGCCGGTGAGAAGGAGAAGTACGGCAGGCTCTGGGAGCTGACCGAGGCCCTGGACGCCCTCCCGCGCGGGATCGCCATGCACCCCTGCGGAGTGCTCCTGTCCGACGCGTCCCTGCTCAGTCGTACGCCGGTCATGCCCACCAGCGGCGAGGGCTTCCCCATGTCGCAGTTCGACAAGGACGACGTCGAGGACCTCGGGCTGCTCAAGCTCGATGTGCTCGGGGTGCGGATGCAGTCGGCGATGGCGCACGCGGTCGCGGAGGTGGAGCGGACGACGGGGGAGCGGGTCGACCTGGACGCGCTCGATTTCGAACGAGGGGACGGCGACCCGGCGACGTACGAACTCATCCGCTCCACCGAGACGTTGGGCTGCTTCCAGATCGAGTCGCCGGGGCAGCGGGACCTGGTCGGGCGGCTTCAGCCGGCCACCTTCCACGATCTCGTGGTCGACATCTCCCTGTTCCGGCCTGGGCCGGTCGCCGCCGACATGGTGCGGCCGTTCATCGAGGCGCGGCACGGGCGGGCGCCGATCCGCTATCCGCACCGGGATCTGGAAGGGCCGCTGCGGGAGACGTACGGAGTCGTCGTCTTCCATGAGCAGATCATCCACATCGTCGACATCATGACCGGCTGCGGACGGGCCGAGGCGGACCGGGTGCGGCGCGGGCTGTCCGACCCGGAGTCGCAGGGGCGGATCAAGGTGTGGTTCGCCCAGCGCGCGGCGGCGAAGGGCTACGACGCGGAAACGATTCAGCGGACCTGGGAGATCGTCGAGGCCTTCGGCTCGTACGGCTTCTGCAAGGCGCACGCCGTCGCCTTCGCCGTACCGACCTACCAGTCGGCGTGGCTGAAGGCGCACCACCCGGCGGCCTTCTACGCCGGGCTGCTCACGCACGATCCCGGGATGTATCCGAAGCGGCTGCTGCTGGCGGACGCGCGGCGGCGTGGGGTGCCGATCCTGCCGTTGGATGTGAATGTGTCGGGGGTCGCACACCGTATCGAACTGGTGTCTGAATCCGGGGTGTGGGGGCTGCGGTTGGCCCTCTCCGACGTGCACGGCATCAGCGAGGCCGAGGCGGCGCGGATCGCCGACGGGCAGCCGTACGCCTCGCTGCTGGACTTCTGGGAGCGGGCGCGGCCCAGCCGTCCGCTCGCCCAAAGGCTGGCCCAAGTCGGCGCGTTGGACTCCTTCGGGGCCAACCGCCGTGATCTGCAACTGCACTTGACCGAGCTGCACCGAGGCGCCCGGGGCGCGGGCGGCGGCCAACTCCCGCTGTCCGGCGGGCGGAAGACCGCGCCGGCCGGACTGCCCGACCTCTCCTCGGCGGAACGGCTCAGCGCCGAACTGGGAGTGCTGTCCATGGACACCTCACGCCATCTGATGGACGACCACCGGGCGTTCCTCGACGAACTGGGGGTGGTGTCCGCACGGCGGCTGCGGGATGCCAGACACGGGGAGACGGTGCTGGTCGCGGGCGCCAAGGCGGCGACCCAGACCCCGCCGATCCGGTCCGGCAAGAGGGTCATCTTCTCCACCCTGGACGACGGCACCGGCCTGGTCGACCTCGCCTTCTTCGACGACTCCCACGACGCCTGCGCCCACACCGTCTTCCACTCCTGGCTGCTGCTGGTGCGCGGAGCGGTGCAGCGGCGCGGCCCGCGCAGCCTCAGCGTGGTGGGGTCCGCCGCCTGGAACCTCGCCGAGCTGGTCGAACTGCGCGCCGAGGGCGGCCTCGACGTGGTGGCGGCCCGGCTCGCGGAGCCGGTGCCGGAAGGAAGCGGGGATTCGACGGGCGGACGGCGAATCCAGATGCCCACCGGATACGAAATGCACCCGTGGGCCGATCTGCGTCCGGCGGGTCAAGAGCCTTCACAAGTACGGAAGTTGTGGCACCAGAGTCCGGGGAGTGCGGGATGA
- a CDS encoding DNA polymerase Y family protein translates to MTILCVRFQLPPVREAALPELIGLLEEFTPVVEALPPDGALADLRGAERYFGRSAVELAAVIRVRSLALHGVDCAIGAGPGPMLARMALHDARPGVTHELPEGPDGIAELPVTALPGVGTATARTLCEYGLDTLGLVAAAPLSTLQRLVGAKTGRELREKANGFDRGRVVPNAVSRSLAAERPFRRDELDPDRHRRALLSAAEELGARLRALEKVCGTLTLTVRYADRTATTRTRTLKEPTAHSAALTRTAYDMYEALGLQRARVRSVTLRAEALGPAEQASYQLTFDPVDEKARRIEEVADRARAKFGPHAVMPGTLAA, encoded by the coding sequence ATGACCATCCTCTGCGTACGTTTCCAGCTGCCGCCGGTGCGGGAGGCGGCCCTGCCGGAGCTGATCGGGTTGCTCGAGGAGTTCACGCCGGTCGTCGAGGCGCTGCCGCCGGACGGCGCGCTGGCCGATCTGCGGGGCGCCGAGCGGTACTTCGGGCGCAGCGCCGTCGAACTGGCGGCGGTGATCCGCGTCCGTTCCCTGGCCCTGCACGGGGTCGACTGTGCGATCGGCGCCGGGCCCGGCCCGATGCTGGCGCGCATGGCGCTGCACGACGCCCGGCCCGGGGTGACCCATGAGCTGCCCGAAGGGCCGGACGGCATCGCCGAGCTGCCCGTCACCGCGCTCCCCGGCGTCGGCACCGCGACCGCCCGCACCCTGTGCGAGTACGGGCTCGACACCCTCGGCCTGGTCGCCGCCGCCCCCCTGTCCACGCTTCAGCGGCTGGTCGGCGCGAAGACCGGCCGCGAGCTGCGCGAGAAGGCGAACGGCTTCGACCGCGGCCGGGTCGTACCGAACGCCGTCTCCCGCTCCCTCGCCGCCGAACGCCCCTTCCGCCGCGACGAGTTGGACCCCGACCGGCACCGCCGCGCCCTGCTCTCCGCCGCCGAGGAGCTGGGCGCCCGGCTGCGCGCCCTGGAGAAGGTCTGCGGCACCCTGACCCTCACCGTGCGCTACGCCGACCGCACCGCGACCACCCGCACCCGCACCCTCAAGGAGCCCACCGCCCACTCGGCCGCCCTCACCCGGACCGCGTACGACATGTACGAGGCCCTCGGCCTCCAGCGCGCCCGGGTACGGTCGGTCACCCTGCGCGCCGAGGCCCTCGGCCCCGCCGAACAGGCCTCCTACCAGCTCACCTTCGACCCGGTGGACGAGAAGGCCCGCCGCATCGAGGAGGTGGCGGACCGCGCGCGAGCGAAATTCGGCCCGCACGCGGTGATGCCGGGGACGCTGGCGGCGTAA
- a CDS encoding cupin domain-containing protein: protein MPVIRQSDAVTHEIHGARFVSYATPRTGSKELCAWRGEIPPGTKAPAHTVNREEILHLLDGELLVTLDGRTDRVSAGDTLIINPGATLTVENPTDRTALTWVTTSIGLEAELADGTRIVPPWAN, encoded by the coding sequence ATGCCCGTCATCCGCCAGTCCGACGCCGTCACCCACGAGATCCACGGCGCCCGCTTCGTCTCGTACGCCACTCCGCGCACCGGCAGCAAAGAACTCTGCGCCTGGCGCGGTGAGATCCCGCCCGGGACCAAGGCGCCCGCGCACACCGTCAACCGGGAGGAGATCCTGCACCTGCTCGACGGCGAGCTGCTGGTCACGCTCGACGGCCGTACCGACCGCGTCAGTGCGGGCGACACCCTGATCATCAACCCCGGCGCGACCCTCACCGTCGAGAACCCGACCGACCGGACCGCGCTCACCTGGGTCACCACCTCCATCGGCCTGGAGGCGGAGCTGGCCGACGGCACACGCATCGTGCCGCCGTGGGCCAACTGA
- a CDS encoding MarR family winged helix-turn-helix transcriptional regulator, whose protein sequence is MQNSEALALTAALLSAAADLTRRINDRVVARGFEVRPAHGFAFTRLAPDGATVTDLAVHLGVTKQAASQLVEELVRKGYVERRPHPDDARARLVVLTERGWACTRAAEEAAAEVVREWVDVLGESEVRALSDRLGRVAPYGPLRPIW, encoded by the coding sequence GTGCAGAACTCCGAAGCCCTCGCCCTGACTGCCGCCCTGCTCTCCGCAGCCGCCGACCTGACGCGGCGCATCAACGACCGTGTCGTGGCGCGCGGGTTCGAGGTGCGGCCCGCGCACGGCTTCGCGTTCACGCGGCTCGCCCCCGACGGGGCGACGGTCACCGACCTCGCTGTCCATCTCGGGGTCACCAAGCAGGCGGCGAGCCAGCTCGTCGAGGAGCTGGTGCGCAAGGGGTATGTCGAGCGACGGCCGCATCCCGATGATGCGCGTGCCCGGCTGGTCGTGCTGACCGAGCGGGGGTGGGCCTGTACGCGGGCCGCGGAGGAGGCGGCCGCGGAAGTGGTGCGCGAGTGGGTCGACGTGCTCGGCGAGAGTGAAGTGCGGGCGTTGAGCGACCGATTGGGGCGCGTCGCACCCTATGGCCCTCTCAGGCCCATCTGGTGA
- a CDS encoding esterase/lipase family protein, with protein sequence MLPWKRVLRPLTALLLTATVALVPAAAVQAAESPDSGWNNYSCKPSTAHPRPVVLVHGTLGNSVDNWLGLAPYLKNRGYCVFSLDYGQLPGVPFFHGLGPVDKSAEQLKTFVDKVLTATGATETDLVGHSQGGMMPRYYVKFLGGAAKVKALVGIAPSNHGTDLGGLTHLLPYFPGAGDLLTTATPALADQIAGSAFLAKLNAGGDTVPGVSYTVLATKYDEVVTPYRSQFLSGSGVRNVLLQDLCPLDLSEHVSIGLFSRIAFHEVANALDPARATPTTCASAVS encoded by the coding sequence ATGCTGCCCTGGAAACGAGTGCTCAGACCCCTGACCGCGCTGCTGCTGACCGCCACGGTCGCCCTGGTGCCCGCCGCCGCAGTTCAGGCCGCCGAGTCCCCCGACAGCGGTTGGAACAACTACTCCTGCAAACCGTCCACCGCCCACCCCCGCCCCGTCGTCCTGGTGCACGGCACCCTCGGGAACTCCGTCGACAACTGGCTGGGCCTCGCGCCGTATCTGAAGAATCGCGGATACTGCGTCTTCTCCCTCGACTACGGGCAACTGCCGGGCGTCCCCTTCTTCCACGGCCTGGGACCCGTCGACAAGTCGGCCGAGCAGCTGAAGACCTTCGTCGACAAGGTGCTCACCGCGACCGGCGCCACCGAGACCGACCTCGTCGGCCACTCGCAGGGCGGCATGATGCCCCGCTACTACGTCAAGTTCCTCGGCGGCGCCGCCAAGGTGAAGGCCCTCGTCGGCATCGCGCCCAGCAACCACGGCACCGACCTGGGCGGCCTGACCCACCTCCTGCCCTACTTCCCGGGCGCCGGGGACCTGCTCACCACCGCCACCCCGGCGCTCGCCGACCAGATCGCCGGCTCCGCCTTCCTCGCCAAGCTCAACGCGGGCGGCGACACCGTCCCCGGTGTCAGTTACACCGTCCTCGCCACCAAGTACGACGAGGTCGTCACGCCGTACCGGAGCCAGTTCCTGAGCGGATCCGGCGTGCGCAACGTCCTGCTCCAGGACCTGTGCCCGCTCGACCTCTCCGAGCACGTGTCCATCGGGCTGTTCAGCCGGATCGCCTTCCACGAGGTGGCGAACGCCCTCGACCCGGCCCGCGCCACCCCGACCACCTGCGCATCGGCGGTCAGCTGA
- a CDS encoding lytic polysaccharide monooxygenase auxiliary activity family 9 protein, with protein MPARRKVATVAAVGIAPLALTALAAVPASAHGSMGDPVSRVSQCYAEGPESPKSEACKAAVAAGGTQALYDWNGIRIGDAGGRHQALIPDGKLCSANNEAFKGLDLARADWPATSVSSGSYTFKYRVTAPHKGTFKVYITKPGYDPAQPPAWDDLDLDNPVATVTDPAASGGYYTFSGSLPERSGKQLLYAVWQRSDSPEAFYSCSDVTFGGGDAPAADDSSAAPAPSASAPSEEQIEDGADKSTVEHHGHGDDDASTSAEPATEPSTEAVADSFAANEPKAAGASENLAETGGDSSTPYIAVGGAAALALGAAALFASVRRRAVSGGRHGR; from the coding sequence ATGCCCGCACGCCGCAAGGTCGCCACCGTCGCAGCCGTCGGCATCGCCCCGCTCGCCCTGACCGCGCTGGCCGCCGTGCCCGCGTCCGCGCACGGCTCGATGGGCGACCCGGTCAGCCGGGTCTCGCAGTGTTACGCGGAGGGGCCCGAGAGCCCGAAGTCCGAGGCGTGCAAGGCGGCGGTCGCGGCCGGCGGCACGCAGGCGCTGTACGACTGGAACGGCATACGCATCGGTGACGCGGGCGGGCGGCACCAGGCGCTGATTCCGGACGGCAAGCTGTGCAGCGCGAACAACGAGGCGTTCAAGGGGCTCGACCTGGCCCGCGCCGACTGGCCCGCGACCAGCGTGAGCAGTGGGTCGTACACCTTCAAGTACCGTGTGACGGCCCCGCACAAGGGCACCTTCAAGGTGTACATCACCAAGCCCGGCTACGACCCGGCGCAGCCGCCGGCCTGGGACGACCTCGATCTCGACAACCCGGTCGCGACGGTCACCGACCCGGCCGCCTCGGGCGGCTACTACACCTTCTCCGGCAGCCTGCCCGAACGCTCCGGCAAGCAGCTGCTGTACGCGGTCTGGCAGCGTTCGGACAGCCCGGAGGCGTTCTACTCCTGCTCGGACGTCACCTTCGGCGGCGGAGACGCCCCGGCCGCCGACGATTCCTCCGCGGCTCCTGCCCCGTCCGCGTCCGCCCCGTCCGAGGAGCAGATCGAGGACGGTGCCGACAAGTCGACCGTCGAGCACCACGGTCACGGCGACGACGACGCGAGTACGTCGGCGGAGCCGGCCACTGAGCCGTCCACGGAGGCGGTCGCCGATTCTTTCGCCGCCAACGAGCCGAAGGCGGCCGGCGCTTCGGAGAACCTGGCCGAGACGGGCGGCGACAGCAGCACTCCCTACATCGCGGTGGGCGGCGCGGCGGCCCTCGCGCTGGGCGCCGCGGCCCTGTTCGCGTCGGTGCGGCGGCGTGCGGTGAGCGGTGGCCGGCACGGCCGCTGA
- a CDS encoding GNAT family N-acetyltransferase, whose amino-acid sequence MTDDEIRPAVAADVPAVKSVTDAAYRPYIERIGVVPVPMEADHTANVAAGKVFVTGDPVIGLVVIETHEDHLFLDSIAVHPDAHGQGVGRRLLEFVDARARALGLPEVRLYTNVMMWENQKIYPKYGYEVIEQRADGPYDRIHYRKRLS is encoded by the coding sequence ATGACAGACGACGAGATCCGGCCTGCCGTGGCCGCCGACGTACCGGCCGTGAAGAGCGTCACCGACGCCGCGTACCGTCCCTATATCGAGCGCATCGGGGTGGTGCCGGTGCCCATGGAGGCGGACCACACGGCGAACGTGGCCGCGGGGAAGGTGTTCGTCACGGGCGATCCGGTGATCGGCCTGGTCGTGATCGAGACGCACGAGGACCATCTGTTCCTCGACAGCATCGCCGTCCACCCCGACGCCCATGGCCAGGGCGTGGGGCGACGGCTGCTGGAGTTCGTGGACGCACGCGCGCGTGCGCTCGGCCTGCCCGAGGTCAGGCTCTATACGAACGTGATGATGTGGGAGAACCAGAAGATCTACCCGAAGTACGGCTACGAGGTCATCGAGCAGCGCGCGGACGGGCCGTACGACCGCATCCACTACCGCAAGCGGCTCAGCTGA